From the Companilactobacillus ginsenosidimutans genome, the window AACAAGCCCCTTAATTCGATTAATCAAATAAATACGGTCGATATCTTGAAAGTTAGTATTTGAATCAATTATATATTCAACAAATTTTTCAATATCATTCATCATTAGTATTTTCCCCATTTACTAAACATTTACTTAAACTTATGATAACGCTTTCTAATAGTACTCACAAGAAATTTGTTCACAATACTATAAAATCCTTAATACTTAATCAAACCAAAGAAATCTTTGTATTATGGTATTATTTAGACACTAACCATTATTTTAAAGAATAGAGGAAATGTCTATGCGAACGGCAGTTGTGACTGATACAGCCGCGTACTTAACACCGGAGCAAATTGAAAAGTTTCATATTACTGTTTTACCAGTCACTGTAATTCTAGGTGGTAAAGAGTATAAAGAGACCGAGGAGCTTGGATTAGATACTTTTTACGACTATTTAAAGAACGAAGAAGAGCTGCCCACAACAGCTCAAGTGTCTATGGGTCAAATCGAAGAAGCATATGATCGATTAGTTTCAGAAGGATATGACAACATTATTTCTATTCATTTATCTAGTGGTATAACTTCATTTATGGATAATTTACGTATGTTTTGTAAATCATACGACAAGGCAACCGTTTATCCATTTGACTCATTATGTGCCAGTGCTGGCGAAGCAGATTTAGCAATGCTAGCAGGAGCCATGATTCTAGAAGGCAAGACACCAGAAGAAATCGTTCCCCAGATGGAAAAAATGAGATCCACGAGAGATGTTTACTTTGCGGTAGATGACTTAAAGCATCTGATGCGAACTGGCCGACTAAGCAATCGTTCAGCAGTCATCGGAAACCTACTCAACATCAAGCCATTATTGACGTTTGATAAAGAGGGTAAAATTATAGCCATCGACAAAGCAAGAACAATGAAGCGTGCCCTAAAAGCTATATTCGTTGAACTAAGAAAATATTCCGACAGCGTTGATTTCAAAATCCATGCCACTGTCATCGATGCCAATAATGAATCAATGTCAGAAAATTGGGCAAATGAAATACATGAAGCCTTTCCAGAAATCAGAGTAAGCAGAAGTCAGTTAGGGCCCGCAATAAGTGTTCATACTGGTGAAAAAACCATGGGAATCTTATGGGAACAAGATTGGCAAGAATTATCTAAATAATCAAAAATTCGTAACTCCCAAATTCGGAGGTTACGACTTTTTAATTAGTGAGTTCATCGTTGAATTTTGAAAAAAAGTAATAAAAGCAACAGACCGATCAATGATTGATCTAGGAATAGTGAAATAAATAAAAATAAGCACTAACAAATCAGTTGTAAAACGACGTATGAATATACTGGTGGATGATTTTTTTTGACAAACATCAGCTTCTGGGAGCGAGAAATACCGGCAGCAGTGAAAGTGTAATTAAGGCGTAAGCCTTAATTACACAGGACGAGTTTTGAAATTCGCGAACCGTGCGAAGTTCAAAACCGAGCCCAGAGACCTCGGCTCTGGGCGGTCCCACAGCAGCCGAATTTCTCGCCCCCAGAAGCGGCATCCTTCCGCTATCCCTGCATTTTTAGCAAAACCAAAAAAACGCTCAGAATACTAATTATTCTGGGCGTTTTTCTTAGAAACAGCGATACGTATAAGCTTGTCAATCTCAGCAACAACAAGCACGA encodes:
- a CDS encoding DegV family protein; this translates as MRTAVVTDTAAYLTPEQIEKFHITVLPVTVILGGKEYKETEELGLDTFYDYLKNEEELPTTAQVSMGQIEEAYDRLVSEGYDNIISIHLSSGITSFMDNLRMFCKSYDKATVYPFDSLCASAGEADLAMLAGAMILEGKTPEEIVPQMEKMRSTRDVYFAVDDLKHLMRTGRLSNRSAVIGNLLNIKPLLTFDKEGKIIAIDKARTMKRALKAIFVELRKYSDSVDFKIHATVIDANNESMSENWANEIHEAFPEIRVSRSQLGPAISVHTGEKTMGILWEQDWQELSK